The genomic stretch CAGGCGCTCGCGCACCCGCGTCAGCAGCTCCCCGGCGTGCGGCCCGGAGGCCAGCCCGACGGCCGAGCGCCACCGGGCCAGCCTGCGCTCCGCCTCGGCGATCAGGCCGGGGACGTATTCCCAGTCGGCGCGGTAGTGGTGGGCCAGCAGCACGAGCCTGACCGCCATCGGGTGGTGCTCCTGGCGCAGCTTGGAGACGAAGACCAGGTTGCCCTTGGACTTCGACATCTTGTCTCCGTCCAGGCCCACCATGCCGGCGTGCGTGTAGAACTTGGCGAACGGCCACTCCCCCGTGGCCGCGTGCCCTTCGGAGGCGCCGCACTCGTGGTGCGGGAAGATCAGATCGGAGCCCCCGCCGGCGACGTCGTAGCCGGCGCCGAGGTTGTCCAGGGCGATGGCGGTGCACTCGATGTGCCAGCCCGGGCGGCCCTTGCCCAGCGACGACTCCCAGGCCGGCTCGCCGGGCCGCTCCGCCCGCCACAACACCCAGTCCAGGGGGTTGCGCTTGCCCGCCCGGTCCGGGTCGCCGCCGCGCTCTCCGAACAGGGCCAGCATCTCCTGCTCGTCGTAACCGGACACCTGGCCGAACTTGGGGGCGTCGGCCACGCTGAAGTAGACGTCGCCGTCCAGGACGTAGGTGACGCCCTTGGCCGACAGCTTGGCGATCAGCTCCGCCACCCTGCCGACGACCTCGGTGACGCCGACGTACTCACGGGGCGGCAGGATCCGCAGCGCCTCCATGTCACCGCGGAACAGCTCGATCTCCCGCTCGGCCAGGTCCTGCCAGTCGACGCCGGTCTGGGCGGCCCGCTCCAGCAGCGGGTCGTCCACGTCGGTGGCGTTCTGCGTGTAGTGAACCTCGTGGCCCGCGTCCCGCCACATCCGGCCGACCAGGTCGAAGGCGTGGTAGGTGTTGGCGTGGCCGAGGTGCGTGGCGTCATAGGGGGTGATGCCGCAGACGTACATCCTGGCGGTCGGCCCGGGATCGGTCTGCCGCACCTGCTTGGCCGAGGTGTCGTAGAGACGCAGCGGAATGCTCTCACCAGGGAGCTTTGGAACGTTCTGGGCAGACCACGATCTCATGTCCCTGAGCCTATCCGTCCCGATCTGCGGTCAGGTCGGTGAAGTCGTACGTCACACCGTCCGGCGCGAGCGCCACCTCCATCACCGACAGGGAGGCGAAGACCCGGCCGTCGGGCAACTCGTGCCGCACGATGAGCGCGCCCGGGTCCGCGGACGGCTCCGCCGTGATCAGCTCCCGCCAGACCTCGGTCTCGAACCTCGGCAGGTACGCGATCACACGCTCATTGGCCGGGTCCAGGCCCGAGTTCACGATCATGCTGGTGCCGTCGGGCAGGGCGGAGACGGTGGTGCGCTCGCCGTCCCAGCTCAGCAGCCGCACCCGCGCCAGGTCGGCGAGCACCAGGTGAAAAGGGTCGTAGCGGGTCAGGTCCACGTCGGGCAGCTCGCCCGTGTACGCGGCACGCAGCGCCAGGTCGCCCCGCGAGACCTTCGTGGTCTCGGGCGCGGGCCTGCCGTAGGCGTTGAGGAGAGCGGCGGCGCGGCGGGCCGCCGGGTGGAGGGCCAGCCAGGTGCCGCCGGCCTTGAGATCGCGCCCGCCGATCACGCCCGGGTAGTCCGGCCAGTGCTCGCCCGGTCCCTCCCAGGGCCGGTCGGCGAACTCGTCTCTCACACCCATGAGGGTCAGCGGCTGCCCGGTTCTCACGATCAGCGTGCACATGGGCAAAGGGTATTAAACAGGCGCTGACGATCAGATGGGGGGCCAGGGAATCGCGGGCCAGCCCTCCGACGGATACGGGTGCACCCCGGTGTCCAGCAGCCGCCTGACCCGCTGCCAGGTGGCCTCGACCTCCGCCATCGTCAGCAGCTCGCGCAACCTGCGCCCCAGCGCGCCCGACTCCAGGTCACGCTCCAGCTTGGCCAGCACGGCCACGGCCTCCCTGGCGAGCGGCTTGCCACGCCACTGCCAGAGCACCGTGCGCAGTTTGTCCTCGACGGAGAAGCACACCCCGTGGTCCACCCCGTAGACGTGCCCCGTCGGCAGCGGGAGCAGGTGACCGCCCTTGCGGTCGGCGTTGTTGACCACCGCGTCGAACACCGCCATCCGGCGCACCACCGGATTGCGGCTCTTGACCAGCCGCATCAGGTCGATCTCACGCTCGGTGTCGATCCACAGCTGCACCATGCCAGGGCCGAAGGGGCCCTCGCGGTAGACCGTCGGAGGCACGATGCGCCACCCCGTGGCCTGCGACACCTCGTAGGCGGCGACCTCGCGCGCAGCCAGAGTGCCGTCGGGGAAGTCCCACAGCGGGCGCTCGCCACGTACGGGCTTGTAGACGCAGGCGGCCGAGCGCTCGCCCAGCTTGACCGAGCAGTAGAGCGTCATGTTGGTGGCCTCGACGAGGCGTCCCGCCACCTCCAGGCGGCCGTCGCGGAGCAGCGTGAGGGCCTCCTCGTCGTGCATGCCCGGCGGGTTGGACGGTTTGACGGCCGGTTCGCTCTCCGGAGCGGTCACAAGGCCTCCTTCGTCGGCCTCGTGACCAAGGTGCTGCGTCTGATTGTTCCCTCGCTTCGCTCGCTCACGTAGCCGCCTCACCCCCGCGGTATCCATTGAGGCGTACGCAGACATGTCCAGTGGCGTCGAGTGGCTGCCCGCACAACGGGCACGGCGGGCGGCCCGCCGCGACGATCTGCAGGGCCCGCTGGGTGAAGGCGCGCGCGGCGCCCGCGCTGATCCGCACCCGCAGCACCGCGGGGTCCGGGCTTTCGAGATCGTCCTCGTCGATGACCTCCTGCGCCTCGATCACCACCTGAGATCTCTCCGCGTCCCACGCCAGTGCCATGGTGCCCACGCGGAAGTCCTCCGCGACCGGCACGTCGAGCGGCTCGTCGTCGGTCAGGTCCGCCGGCGCCAGTGCCGGCACGTGTGCGGTGCCCCCGCTGAGACGCAGCACCTCGTCGAGCAACTCGTCAAGCCTGCCCGCGAGCGCGGCGACCTGAAGCTTCTCCAGCGCCACCGTCGTCAGTCTGCCCTCGGCCCTGGCCTGCAGAAAGAACGCCCGCGCGCCCGGCTGCCCGAGGGCACCGGCGACGAACCTCTCTGGTGGGTCGTAGTCGAAGACCGGCATAGCCTGACCTTACGTGGTTCCGGACCCGCCACCGACGGCGGCATCGCTCCCGGTGATGTTTTCTCCCCCGTCTTTCTCCTCCGAATCCTCGGGAAGCCGCAATTCCCCCATATCGTTGAGCCTGAGAACAAAGGGGCGCAAGGGGGCATAGCGAATGACGGTGAGAGCCGCCGGATCAGCCGTTATCCGCTGAAAATGATCGAGGTGGAGGCCCAGAGCGTCGGCGACGATCGACTTGATCACGTCGCCGTGGCTGCAAACCAGGTAGACAGCCTTCTCCCCCAGGCGTTGATTCCACTCCCGGACCGCCGAGACGGCGCGATGTTGCATTCCGGACAAGGACTCCCCATCCGGGAAAGCCGCCGCGCTGGGGTGGGCCTGCACGACCTG from Nonomuraea polychroma encodes the following:
- the mshC gene encoding cysteine--1-D-myo-inosityl 2-amino-2-deoxy-alpha-D-glucopyranoside ligase → MRSWSAQNVPKLPGESIPLRLYDTSAKQVRQTDPGPTARMYVCGITPYDATHLGHANTYHAFDLVGRMWRDAGHEVHYTQNATDVDDPLLERAAQTGVDWQDLAEREIELFRGDMEALRILPPREYVGVTEVVGRVAELIAKLSAKGVTYVLDGDVYFSVADAPKFGQVSGYDEQEMLALFGERGGDPDRAGKRNPLDWVLWRAERPGEPAWESSLGKGRPGWHIECTAIALDNLGAGYDVAGGGSDLIFPHHECGASEGHAATGEWPFAKFYTHAGMVGLDGDKMSKSKGNLVFVSKLRQEHHPMAVRLVLLAHHYRADWEYVPGLIAEAERRLARWRSAVGLASGPHAGELLTRVRERLADDLDTPSALAAIDDWVEAALTGGGPDPDAPALVKDLADALLGIAL
- a CDS encoding NRDE family protein, with protein sequence MCTLIVRTGQPLTLMGVRDEFADRPWEGPGEHWPDYPGVIGGRDLKAGGTWLALHPAARRAAALLNAYGRPAPETTKVSRGDLALRAAYTGELPDVDLTRYDPFHLVLADLARVRLLSWDGERTTVSALPDGTSMIVNSGLDPANERVIAYLPRFETEVWRELITAEPSADPGALIVRHELPDGRVFASLSVMEVALAPDGVTYDFTDLTADRDG
- a CDS encoding SCO1664 family protein; the protein is MTAPESEPAVKPSNPPGMHDEEALTLLRDGRLEVAGRLVEATNMTLYCSVKLGERSAACVYKPVRGERPLWDFPDGTLAAREVAAYEVSQATGWRIVPPTVYREGPFGPGMVQLWIDTEREIDLMRLVKSRNPVVRRMAVFDAVVNNADRKGGHLLPLPTGHVYGVDHGVCFSVEDKLRTVLWQWRGKPLAREAVAVLAKLERDLESGALGRRLRELLTMAEVEATWQRVRRLLDTGVHPYPSEGWPAIPWPPI
- a CDS encoding DUF3090 domain-containing protein, encoding MPVFDYDPPERFVAGALGQPGARAFFLQARAEGRLTTVALEKLQVAALAGRLDELLDEVLRLSGGTAHVPALAPADLTDDEPLDVPVAEDFRVGTMALAWDAERSQVVIEAQEVIDEDDLESPDPAVLRVRISAGAARAFTQRALQIVAAGRPPCPLCGQPLDATGHVCVRLNGYRGGEAAT
- a CDS encoding MSMEG_4193 family putative phosphomutase → MTTLLLARHGLTDLTGPVLAGRTPGVRLSEAGRAQAAALAVRIAGVRLDAIVSSPLERCTETAEAVAEGRELGVEIDERFIECGYGGWTGRPLKELAREPLWQVVQAHPSAAAFPDGESLSGMQHRAVSAVREWNQRLGEKAVYLVCSHGDVIKSIVADALGLHLDHFQRITADPAALTVIRYAPLRPFVLRLNDMGELRLPEDSEEKDGGENITGSDAAVGGGSGTT